In Rhipicephalus microplus isolate Deutch F79 chromosome 9, USDA_Rmic, whole genome shotgun sequence, one genomic interval encodes:
- the LOC119165578 gene encoding uncharacterized protein LOC119165578 translates to MFETCLHLLQHSITHINQLPFWCSHCGAAFAHSEDMAKHEAQHGNRRGKHRCIRCDRVFVNRTRLWEHMQSHYGSPDYKCHLCSAAFPLQHQLSKHLRTHGNELPFVCEQCNSRFMYKESLCRHKRVHQGVRKYKCRHCPKAFFQRGYLVEHERIHTGERPFACNICDERFVQRGHLIVHRQKTGH, encoded by the exons ATGTTCGAAACATGCTTGCACCTGCTCCAGCACTCCATCACACACATCAATCAGCTGCCGTTCTGGTGCAGCCATTGCGGCGCAGCATTCGCCCACTCAGAAGACATGGCTAAGCACGAAGCCCAGCACGGGAACAGAAGAGGGAAGCACCGTTGCATCAGGTGTGACAGGGTCTTCGTCAACCGGACTCGGCTCTGGGAGCACATGCAGTCTCACTATGGTAGCCCCGACTATAAATGCCACCTGTGCTCCGCGGC GTTTCCCCTGCAGCACCAGCTGTCGAAGCATTTGCGCACCCACGGCAACGAGCTGCCTTTCGTTTGCGAGCAGTGCAATTCCAGGTTCATGTACAAGGAGTCACTGTGCAGGCACAAGAGGGTCCACCAAGGCGTCCGAAAGTATAAGTGCAGACACTGTCCCAAGGCTTTCTTCCAGCGCGGCTATCTCGTGGAGCACGAAAGAATCCACACCGGGGAACGGCCATTTGCTTGTAACATCTGCGACGAGAGGTTTGTGCAGCGAGGACACTTGATTGTGCACCGACAGAAAACGGGCCACTAA
- the LOC119163251 gene encoding uncharacterized protein LOC119163251 isoform X2 gives MASDQHVAVRSADMAIASSSLSKELRLEVPKIIFIKEEPPSSSDEASTTDTGRDDTVTNWTSGAQGEEVSKDSEDVPIEATDVAPDVESLDGNSGLQKCGQCGQYFSSAEVLLQHSVTHSWNSPFWCHNCGATFVCREDLAEHESMHVDKDRFCCALCSKIFVSGSVLRGHTTVHQDHPGYRCHLCPMVYAMHPQLLNHLDSHNKPYKCKVCNDRFINIKALSGHASAHVKLQGVRPLRYKCPHCPRTFYHSGHLADHTRTHTGERPFSCDVCKKSFTRHSTLLAHNRMQHAI, from the exons ATGGCCTCTGACCAGCATGTTGCTGTACGCTCTGCAGACATGGCTATTGCTAGCAGCAGTCTCTCCAAAGAATTAA GACTCGAAGTACCCAAGATCATTTTTATCAAGGAGGAACCCCCATCCAGCTCTGACGAAGCGTCCACAACAGACACAGGAAGGGACGACACTGTCACAAACTGGACTTCAGGTGCCCAAGGAGAGGAGGTGTCCAAGGACTCGGAAGATGTTCCCATCGAAGCGACAGACGTAGCACCAGATGTGGAGAGCTTAGACGGAAACAGTGGTTTGCAGAAGTGTGGACAGTGTGGGCAATACTTCAGCAGTGCGGAAGTCCTGCTTCAGCACTCGGTCACGCACTCGTGGAACTCGCCGTTCTGGTGTCATAATTGCGGCGCCACCTTCGTGTGCCGGGAGGACCTGGCGGAGCACGAGAGCATGCACGTCGATAAGGATCGGTTCTGCTGCGCACTGTGCAGCAAGATATTCGTCAGCGGGAGCGTGCTTCGAGGTCACACAACAGTTCACCAAGACCATCCTGGATATCGTTGCCACCTGTGCCCCATGGT GTATGCCATGCATCCGCAACTTTTGAATCACCTGGACAGCCACAATAAGCCTTATAAGTGCAAAGTGTGCAACGACCGTTTCATCAACATCAAGGCACTGTCTGGTCACGCAAGTGCCCACGTCAAGCTTCAGGGCGTCCGCCCCCTGCGCTATAAGTGCCCGCACTGCCCCAGGACCTTCTATCACTCAGGACACCTGGCGGACCACACGAGGACCCATACAGGGGAGCGGCCCTTCAGCTGTGACGTGTGCAAGAAAAGCTTTACCCGGCACTCCACCCTGCTTGCTCATAATCGAATGCAGCATGCAATATAA